One Dictyostelium discoideum AX4 chromosome 3 chromosome, whole genome shotgun sequence genomic region harbors:
- the trrA gene encoding thioredoxin reductase produces the protein MSTEKIQKVVIIGSGPAGHTAGIYAGRARLEPLMFEGFMAGGVAAGGQLTTTTEIENFPGFPIDISGSELMDKMREQNIKCGTTIETKTISKVDLKQRPFTIYVEDEEDKPIKAQSIIIATGATAKRMGVPGETEFWSKGVSACAVCDGALPIYRNKHLVVVGGGDTAAEEATFLTHFASKVTLLVRRNVMRASKAMQQKVFSNPKIEVLWDTTLVEIKGEKSVTSVGIYNSETKVSSNLDAQGLFYAIGHTPNSAFLNGQLNTDETGYIITQPGSTKTNVEGVFACGDVQDKVYRQAITAAGNGCMAALDCERFLSSL, from the exons ATGTCAACagaaaaaatacaaaaagtTGTTATCATTGGTTCAGGTCCAGCTGGTCACACTGCTGGTATCTATGCCGGTAGAGCCAGATTAGAACCATTGATGTTCGAAGGTTTTATGGCAGGTGGTGTTGCTGCTGGTGGTCAATTAACTACTACaactgaaattgaaaatttccCAGG ttTCCCAATTGATATTTCAGGATCAGAATTAATGGATAAAATGAGAgaacaaaatattaaatgtGGAACTACAATCGAAACTAAAACCATTTCAAAGGTTGATCTTAAACAAAGACCATTCACAATTTATgtagaagatgaagaagataaaccaattaaagCACAATCAATTATCATTGCAACTGGTGCAACTGCAAAGAGAATGGGTGTACCAGGTGAAACAGAATTTTGGAGTAAAGGTGTTAGTGCATGTGCAGTTTGTGATGGTGCTTTACCAATCTATAGAAATAAACAtttagttgttgttggtggtggtgatactGCTGCTGAAGAGGCAACCTTTTTAACTCATTTCGCCTCAAAAGTTACTTTATTGGTCCGTCGTAATGTTATGCGTGCCTCAAAAGCAATGCAACAAAAAGTTTTCTCTAACCCAAAGATCGAAGTTCTTTGGGATACCACTTTGGTCGAAATCAAAGGTGAAAAATCCGTTACCTCTGTTGGTATTTACAACTCTGAAACTAAAGTAAGCTCAAATCTCGACGCTCAAGGTTTATTCTATGCCATTGGTCACACACCAAATTCTGCCTTCTTAAATGGTCAACTCAATACCGATGAAACTGGTTACATCATCACTCAACCAGGTTCCACCAAAACAAACGTTGAAGGTGTTTTCGCTTGTGGTGATGTTCAAGATAAAGTCTACAGACAAGCTATCACCGCCGCTGGTAATGGTTGTATGGCTGCTTTAGATTGTGAAAGATTTTTATCttctttataa
- a CDS encoding hypothetical protein (Similar to C08B11.4.p) — MYSGIGFNELGNYGSCLALPSNTTQYCLFEGNFDSVTFYIGVCYPSSNYCSQDDIIGLMTQYTILNVLQLEMSFNASNNLHCYNSEYQTVKIQSNAGTWVLTGISVFFLSNISIGTIIDYLLIYKLKQYRKNYNSQHSLLNPKSYYEPNLLNLQQKQQQDGDEDFNQLELTNNNERIKDLTPPFYGFIFDKFDKSNNDYENNKLVKYFQCWSLIKNFNSLIYGSNPKGYFQSLDGIRTLGTCWVILGHTILFATDGFGIDNLESLGGAFSSFSFQVIFAGTEAELVSPHPTSQLITNIYQKPYYRIGAYIVGILIAFIYTDSKLSKKVRYIYYLRTTRYILYCVSLFITFFLSYISFDFYKNSINFVGNWTTIQKSLYNGFSHTTFSIGVSIIILATFYGYGGIVQWFLKLGIWKFFSKLTYSSYLIHPLIIEYRLYSMTNFLHYSTIEFSILYIGNVVTTFAAAFVIHLLIEKPFINLERLIFSSK; from the exons atgtATAGTGGTATTGGTTTTAATGAATTAGGAAATTATGGATCTTGTTTAGCCTTACCTTCAAATACTACtcaatattgtttatttgaaGGTAATTTTGATTCAGTAACATTTTATATTGGAGTTTGTTATCCAAGTTCAAATTATTGTTCTCAAGATGATATTATTGGATTAATGACACAatatacaattttaaatgtcTTGCAACTTGAAATGAGTTTTAAtgcatcaaataatttacattGTTATAATAGTGAATATCAAACTGTTAAAATTCAAAGTAATGCTGGTACTTGGGTTTTAACTGGAATTAGTGTTTTCTTCCTTTCAAACATTTCCATTGGTACTATCAttgattatcttttaatttataaattaaaacaatatagaaaaaattataattcacAACACTCTTTATTAAATCCAAAAAGTTATTATGAACCAAATTTACTTAAtttacaacaaaaacaacaacaagatggtgatgaagattttaatcaattagaattaacaaataacaatgaaagaattaaagatttaacaCCACCTTTTTAtggatttatttttgataaatttgataaatccaataatgattatgaaaataataaacttgttaaatattttcaatgttggtcattaattaaaaatttcaattctttaatttatgGTTCAAATCCAAAAGGTTATTTTCAATCATTAGATGGTATTAGAACATTAGGTACATGTTGGGTAATTTTAGGTcatacaattttatttgcaACTGATGGTTTtggaattgataatttagaaTCACTCGGAGGTGCTTTTAGTTCATTTTCATTCCAAGTTATTTTTGCAG GTACTGAAGCTGAACTAGTTTCACCTCATCCAACAAGTCAATTAATTACAAACATTTATCAAAAACCATATTATAGAATTGGTGCTTATATTGTTGGTATTTTAATTGCTTTTATATATACTGATTCCAAACTATCTAAAAAAGTTAGATACATTTATTACCTTCGTACAACAagatatatattatattgtGTATCATTGTTTATCACATTCTTTTTATCTtatatttcttttgatttttataagaattcaattaattttgttgGAAATTGGACAACAATTCAAAAGTCATTATATAATGGTTTCTCTCATACaactttttcaattggtgtttcaattattattttagcaACATTCTATGGTTATGGCGGTATAGTCCAATGGTTTTTAAAACTTGGAATATGGAAattcttttcaaaattaacCTACTCCTCTTATTTAATTCATCCATTGATAATTGAATATAGACTTTACTCAATGACAAACTTTCTTCATTACTCAAccattgaattttcaattttatacaTTGGAAATGTAGTTACAACATTTGCCGCTGCATTcgttattcatttattaatcgAAAaaccatttattaatttagaaaGATTAATTTTctcatcaaaataa
- a CDS encoding protein kinase, CMGC group, with product MEIKDIIINSNLMLPPPTILTINNKDDYTSFTFKGKSISVPRKQRITKKTIYACDINGTMFQTYNMDTNRLLIIKKISLLQFKNHLQGRMMLRNCHYQRFFNHHPFVSGFKVSKRKSLNIKTKNLIESPVDDGTDLYFEFDQSDFTLYQMIRSDKAASRKQCPYVLYQLLTTIKYINSAGVIHRSLDPKTIAVNKEYKTKLFDFSFSISTDYPTDIFFKDYEETPWPYRSPETIIMLKEFSFECDVWSIGVIFAELILGEQLFRGESKQSLLIEISELIGTPTYDECKESTNGFARNFILNIPLKSRHGGIKKRIPNATEEEIEILEGMLCWNPKKRWPIERIIQHPYFQNYCHIEQYKCDKKFSLGSPYVFHRLNAKEIKKIIEDEFVTQP from the exons atggaaattaaagatattatcataaatagtaatttaatgttaccaccaccaacaattttaacaataaataataaagatgattATACATCATTTACTTTTAAAGGGAAATCTATATCGGTACCAAGGAAACAAagaataacaaaaaaaacaatttatgcCTGTGATATAAATGGTACAATGTTTCAAACATATAATATGGATACAAACcgattattaataattaaaaaaatttcacttttacaatttaaaaatcatttacaAGGTAGAATGATGTTAAGAAATTGTCATTAccaaagattttttaatcatCATCCATTTGTATCTGGTTTTAAAGtttcaaaaagaaaatcattaaatattaaaacaaaaaatctAATTGAATCTCCAGTTGATGATGGTACtgatttatattttgaatttgaccAATCTGATTTCACTTTATACCAAATGATTAGATCAGATAAAGCAGCTTCAAGAAAACAATGTCCATATGTTTTGTACCAATTATTAACAACTATCAAATATATAAACTCTGCTGGTGTAATTCATAGAAGTCTTGACCCAAAAACAATTGCAGttaataaagaatataaaactaaattatttgattttagtttttcaatttcaacagACTATCCAACagatatcttttttaaagattatgAAGAAACTCCATGGCCATATCGTTCTCCtgaaacaataataatgttaaaagaattttcatttgaatgtGATGTTTGGTCGATTGGTGTAATATTTgctgaattaattttaggtGAACAATTATTTAGAGGTGAAAGTA aacaaTCACTTCTTATAGAAATTTCAGAATTAATTGGTACACCAACATATGATGAATGTAAAGAATCAACTAATGGTTTCGctagaaattttattttaaacattCCATTAAAATCAAGACATGgtggaattaaaaaaagaattccaAATGCAACtgaagaagaaattgaaattttagaaGGAATGTTATGTTGGAATCCAAAGAAAAGATGGCCAATTGAAAGAATTATTCAGCATccttattttcaaaattattgtCATATTGAACAATATAAATGTGATAAAAAATTCTCACTTGGTTCTCCATATGTTTTTCATAGATTAAAtgcaaaagaaattaaaaaaataattgaagatGAATTTGTTACCcaaccataa
- the gtaU gene encoding GATA zinc finger domain-containing protein 21, translating into MFRNNQPDQNNNEDENNTNLNSNNNNRTTTTTTTTSSNINSNNNNNNNNNINNNNNNNNNNNNNNNNNNNNNNNNNNNNNNNNNNNNNNNNNNNNNNNNNNNNNRDFIIRTIMQDLRLGIRDIIHPSTLTGLLGGYINALANLDQNQSSSSSSGASGSRSGSSALNSINNNNYSPTTSSLNRVRNQYNQVVRDEEDDDYDNGAEDGFDYDGDDNEDGSDSACESKKKRGRPRKPTPERCSNCKITHSSYWRRITVNGQKLDFCNACGLHQMKRNNRIKESKQRHSIQNIMNQNQEEEEEEREEEEEEEEEEDEEFETLEEEEEDDE; encoded by the exons atgtttAGAAATAATCAACCAgaccaaaataataatgaagatgaaaataatacaaatttaaatagtaataataataatagaactacaactacaactacaacaacttcttcaaatataaatagtaataataataataataataataataatattaataataataataataataataataataataataataataataataataataataataataataataataataataataataataataataataataataataataataataataataataataataataataataataataataataataataataatagagattttattattagaact attatGCAAGACTTGAGGCTTGGAATTAGAGATATTATTCATCCTTCTACTCTTACTGGTTTGCTTGGAGGTTATATTAATGCCCTTGCAAACCTTGACCAAaatcaatcatcatcatcatcctctgGTGCATCAGGATCAAGAAGTGGGAGTAGTGCTCTTAATagtataaacaataataattattcacCTACTACTTCCTCATTAAATAGAGTTCGTAATCAATATAATCAAGTAGTTagagatgaagaagatgatgattatgataaTGGTGCAGAAGATGGTTTTGACTATGATGGGGATGACAATGAAGATGGATCTGATTCTGCTTgtgaaagtaaaaaaaaaagaggtaGACCCCGTAAGCCAACTCCAGAGCGTTGTTCCAATTGTAAGATTACTCATTCTTCATACTGGAGAAGAATCACAGTCAATGGCCAAAAACTAGATTTCTGTAATGCTTGTGGTTTACatcaaatgaaaagaaacaaCCGTATAAAGGAATCAAAACAAAGACATAGTATTCAAAATATTATGAACCAAAAtcaagaggaagaagaagaagaaagagaagaagaagaagaagaagaagaggaagaagatgaagaatttgAGACTTTGgaggaagaagaggaagatgatgaataa
- a CDS encoding FYVE-type zinc finger-containing protein, with protein sequence MLNNRNNNINSNNGNSNNGDNLINSLPAGFKLYIQLLAETKPIPTAFIKYCLLFQNEIEAHLKINKNARYLVIKPPKEIHVTHEDIDLVIKFFDSLHSCCNEQIQQQQEQEQQLQQQLLQQQQQQQQQQQQQQQQQQQQQQQQQQQQQQQQQQQPQQQQQEQQQEQQQEQQEHEQQQQQQQQQQQQQQQQQQQQQQQQQQQQQQQQQQQQQQEQQQQQQNSPTSQNNQQQRVNKQNIPALEIIYSSLTFGWYKSFKLSKMNRCKLMMGAEQYLSLKGRGVELSRLVAIANYFNVIDGYLLKAFRKNLERKLESLKSVSEALNYFGEPGEEFSLSEKNQIQRENAFSEFSSFNKVNTNFMYNSMVDRFVTPHKLEGLVNNGINNSIGGGVGGVGGVGGVGGVGGVGNNDANEDKFPPDIVQLLDPRKLNLSLPSSQNCYRCNDKLYYNHRHHCRECGMMFCSTCASYFVEQDYLSTGQIYYGVKDYLYKWYSNKTCRVCKTCYDKLDWSQRHFNDVSLLKLLGLRFGPLRRFASIYPQWRRATIIYLSQIRMIQYKFPTHRLQPFEKLVLWRNREDLRCHSLWLMKLLCSIDYNRITTKQLKSLQHCLQEDIGDKKDCYYLMCSSSCQCTISPLNIIPLLDRNITHPFIRTYATNKLKGLGDKLLYVLPQLTFLLRYEPNVKSDLADFLFESSKNDQTIAYNFIWELKNCQGGEYDLRYEALKLEFTNYMTREAPQQMQSYQLGFELSHILQQHRPIREGIEFLPNREYLETKLTNLCETQGSLLKLPTNPAYTIKYFKVKESIVFKSATKPLYLVCHCVNDRTGKEKDFGLIFKHDDLRKDQIILNLIYLMNELIIQCNELRKLKESSGKKKHKEPFMQPIVYRVLPTGVNYGFIEPVKKSKTLKDVLVEYNRITSFLGSSQTLTYDQASKNFSRSLATWNIITHLLGVGDRHNQNVMFTEEMKIFHIDYGFILGMDPKFFSSVIRNDTAFEDQFLDNEKKKEDFYNLCIRLFLQLRKHHSFFLYQITFLTRLDPKVAGLIDEAYIEDIIGGRFLPGVPKKEATDYLRGMLKNPITSFAISFFDSARDYRDQFLKIQEKTSKSVTDLGYNIFEKIVSATKSVSQQNFTIDPSLDTSPNVINSGSIHNHSVINDEESLSYSLSSSVNSSKFRAESISFTTPQLSNTYPINNQEINNNNNNNQNYYNNDNVDQSPLVASLNRFTFNDNNSN encoded by the exons atgttaaataatagaaataataatattaatagtaataatggtaacAGTAATAATGGGGATAATCTAATCAATAGTTTACCAGCTGGATTTAAACTTTATATACAATTACTTGCAGAAACAAAACCAATACCAACtgcttttattaaatattgtttattattccaaaatgaaattgaagcacatttaaaaataaataaaaatgcaAGATACCTTGTCATTAAACCACCAAAAGAAATACATGTGACACATGAAGATATAGATTTggttattaaattctttgatAGTTTACATTCATGTTGTAAcgaacaaattcaacaacaacaagaacaagaacaacaactacaacaacaactactacagcaacaacaacaacaacaacaacaacaacaacaacaacaacaacaacaacaacaacaacaacaacagcagcaacaacaacaacaacagcaacaacaacaacagccacaacaacaacaacaagaacagcAACAAGAACagcaacaagaacaacaagagcacgaacaacaacaacaacaacaacaacaacaacaacaacaacaacaacaacaacaacaacaacaacaacaacaacaacaacaacaacaacaacaacaacaacaacaacaacaacaacaggaacaacaacaacaacaacaaaattcaccaacatcacaaaataatcaacaacaaagagttaataaacaaaatatacCAGCATTAGAGATAATATATTCAAGTTTAACATTTGGATGgtataaaagttttaaattatcaaaaatgaATAGATGTAAATTAATGATGGGAGCTGAACAATATCTATCATTGAAAGGTCGTGGTGTTGAATTATCTAGATTGGTAGCAATTGCAAACTATTTCAATGTTATTGATGGCTATTTGTTGAAAGCATTTAGAAAGAATTTAGAAAGAAAAttagaatcattaaaaaGTGTATCAGAGGCattgaattattttggaGAACCAGGTGAAGAGTTTTCTTTATCtgaaaagaatcaaattcaaagGGAAAATGCATTCTCAGAATTTAGTTCATTCAATAAAGTCAATACAAATTTCATGTATAATTCAATGGTTGATAGATTTGTAACACCACATAAATTAGAAGGTTTAGTGAATAATGgcattaataatagtataggtggtggtgttggtggtgttggtggtgttggtggtgttggcggtgttggtggtgttggtaataatgatgCCAATGAAGATAAATTCCCACCTGATATCGTCCAATTATTAGATccaagaaaattaaatttatcctTACCATCATCACAAAATTGTTATCGTTGTAATGATAAACTATATTATAATCATAGACATCATTGTAGAGAATGTGGTATGATGTTTTGTTCAACATGTGCATCATATTTTGTTGAGCAAGATTATTTATCAACAGGTCAAATCTATTATGGTGTAAAGGATTATCTATATAAATGGTATTCAAATAAAACCTGTAGGGTTTGTAAAACATGTTATGATAAATTGGATTGGTCACAACGTCATTTCAATGATGTTTCCCTTTTGAAGTTATTGGGCTTAAGATTTGGTCCACTAAGAAGATTCGCTTCGATTTATCCACAATGGAGAAGAGCCACCATCATTTATCTATCACAAATTAGAATGATTCAATATAAATTTCCAACTCATAGATTACAACCATTTGAAAAGTTGGTACTTTGGAGAAATAGAGAAGACCTTAGATGTCATTCACTTTGGTTAATGAAGTTATTATGTTCAATTGATTATAATAGAATCACCACTAAACAATTGAAAAGTTTACAACATTGTCTTCAAGAGGATATTGGTGATAAGAAGGATTGTTATTACTTAATGTGTTCAAGTTCTTGTCAATGTACAATTTCaccattaaatattatacCATTATTAGATAGAAATATAACTCATCCATTCATTAGAACTTATGCaacaaacaaattaaaaggtttaggtgataaattattatatgttTTACCAcaattaacatttttattaag atATGAACCAAATGTTAAATCAGATTTAgcagattttttatttgaatcgTCAAAGAATGATCAAACAATTgcatataattttatttgggaATTAAAGAATTGTCAAGGTGGTGAATATGATTTAAGATATGAAGCATTGAAATTagaatttacaaattatatGACAAGAGAAGCACCACAACAAATGCAAAGTTATCAACTTGGTTTCGAATTATCACATATTTTACAACAACATCGTCCAATAAGAGAAGGTATAGAGTTTTTACCAAATAGAGAGTATCTAGAGACAAAGTTAACTAATCTTTGTGAGACTCAAGGCTCACTCTTAAAGTTACCAACAAATCCAGCATAcactattaaatattttaaggTTAAAGAATCGATTGTTTTCAAATCTGCAACCAAACCACTCTATTTAGTTTGTCATTGTGTCAATGATAGAACAggtaaagaaaaagattttgGTTTAATCTTCAAACATGATGATCTTAGAAAAGATCAAATCATTCtaaatctaatttatttaatgaatgaaTTGATCATTCAATGTAATGAACTTcgtaaattaaaagaaagtaGTGGAAAGAAAAAACATAAGGAACCATTCATGCAACCAATAGTTTATCGTGTTTTACCAACTGGTGTAAACTATGGATTCATTGAACCagtaaagaaatcaaaaaccTTAAAGGATGTACTCGTCGAATATAACAGAATAACTTCATTCTTGGGTAGTAGCCAAACACTCACCTATGATCAAGCATCCAAAAACTTTTCAAGATCATTGGCAACTTGGAATATTATCACTCATTTGTTGGGTGTTGGTGATAGACATAATCAAAATGTAATGTTTACAGAAGAGATGAAAATCTTTCACATTGATTATGGTTTCATCCTTGGTATGGATCCAAAATTCTTTTCATCAGTGATTAGAAACGATACAGCATTTGAAGATCAATTCTTGGATAATGAAAAGAAGAAAGAAGATTTCTATAACCTTTGTATTAGACTATTCCTTCAATTAAGAAAACATCACTCTTTCTTCCTTTATCAAATTACTTTTCTAACTCGTTTAGATCCAAAAGTAGCTGGTTTAATCGATGAAGCCTACATTGAAGACATCATTGGCGGTAGGTTCTTACCAGGTGTACCAAAGAAAGAAGCAACCGATTATCTAAGAGGTATGCTAAAGAATCCAATCACTTCATTTGCAATCTCCTTTTTTGACTCTGCTAGAGATTATAGAGATCAATTCTTAAAGATTCAAGAGAAAACTTCTAAATCAGTCACTGACCTTGGTTATAATATTTTCGAAAAGATTGTTAGTGCAACAAAATCTGTCTCTCAAcaaaattttacaattgaTCCATCATTGGATACCTCTCCAAATGTAATAAATAGTGGTAGTATTCATAATCATTCCGTTattaatgatgaagaaaGTTTAAGTTATAGTTTATCAAGTAGTGTAAACTCTAGTAAATTTAGAGctgaatcaatttcatttacaaCTCCTCAATTATCAAATACTTATCCAATCAATAACCAAgaaattaacaataataataataacaatcaaaattattataataacgATAATGTGGATCAATCACCATTGGTTGCATCTTTAAATAGATTCacttttaatgataataattcgaattaa
- a CDS encoding hypothetical protein (P25586 Hypothetical 37.2 kDa protein in CHA1-PRD1 intergenic region), which produces MGKKDKTEIKVEEENKEKKQYKKKKEREELEIPKGIDPWKPLELKRDDVGKRVLYDDSSFATLFPKYREKYLQEIWKLVENVLHEHGIECKLDLIEGSMTVTTTKKCWDPVAILKARDLIKLLSRSVPFEHAQKVLNDDYNCDIIKIGGFVRNKERFVKRRQRLVGPDGSTLKAIELLTKCYVLVQGNTVSSIGPWNGLVQVRKIVEDCLKNIHPIYNIKELMIKRELEKDETLKNENWERYLPQFKKTNQNKKKKVQKKKKDRDAAPFAPPQLPRKEDLAMESGEYFASEEKKRRKIQADREAKHAESDQKRKDERQKSQIAPAEKDRSTTTTTNTSNIQDTLSNIKNNLKNNKRKEAPTNNADDFVLKKNKK; this is translated from the exons ATGggtaaaaaagataaaactGAAATTAAAgtagaagaagaaaataaagaaaaaaaacaatataaaaaaaagaaagaaagagaagAATTGGAAATACCAAAAGGTATTGATCCATGGAAACCATTAGAATTAAAGAGAGATGATGTTGGTAAACGTGTACTCTATGATGATTCATCATTTGCAACCTTATTCCCAAAATACAGAGAGAAATATTTACAAGAGATTTGGAAATTAGTTGAAAATGTTTTACATGAACATGGTATCGAATGTAAattagatttaattgaagGTAGTATGACTGTCACAACAACTAAAAAATGTTGGGATCCTGTAGCTATCCTAAAAGCAagagatttaattaaattactatCAAGATCTGTACCATTTGAACAT gcacaaaaagtattaaatgatgattataattgtgatattattaaaattggtggTTTTGTTAGAAATAAAGAGAGATTTGTAAAGAGAAGACAACGTTTAGTTGGTCCAGATGGTAGTACATTGAAAGCAATTGAACTTTTAACAAAATGTTATGTTTTAGTACAAGGTAATACTGTTTCTTCAATTGGTCCATGGAATGGTTTAGTTCAAGTTCGTAAAATTGTTGaagattgtttaaaaaatattcatccaatttataatattaaagaattaatgattaaa agagaattagaaaaagatgaaacattaaagaatgaaaatTGGGAAAGATATTTAccacaatttaaaaagacaaatcaaaataaaaagaaaaaagtacaaaaaaagaagaaagacAGAGATGCAGCACCATTTGCACCACCACAATTACCAAGAAAAGAAGATCTTGCTATGGAATCTGGTGAATATTTTGCAAGTGAAGAAAAGAAACGTAGAAAGATACAAGCTGATAGAGAAGCTAAACATGCAGAATCTGATCAAAAGAGAAAGGATGAAAGACAAAAATCACAAATTGCACCTGCTGAAAAAGATAGAtcaaccactaccaccactaataCTTCAAACATTCAAGATACACtctcaaatattaaaaataatttaaaaaataataaaagaaaggAAGCTCCAACAAATAATGCAgatgattttgttttaaagaaaaataagaaataa